The Synchiropus splendidus isolate RoL2022-P1 chromosome 11, RoL_Sspl_1.0, whole genome shotgun sequence genome contains a region encoding:
- the xkrx gene encoding XK-related protein 2: MCEVTVEERENSEVDAAESGVMLVVNHSRVHPPFSVVLATLLYLAEFITAAVLCSSYHKTQDSIWMGFTITFMLVPALLIQLTLTFIHRDLGRDRPLVLFLHLLLLGPVIRCFEALMVYFKAGKKEEPYVTISRKINLKKNLEAPMEWEIGQSERNLATHRNAFKRTAVIQAFLGSTPQLTLQLYATIQEKYVLPIRLALMIITLISITYGALVCSVLAIQIRYDDYKVRLRVRAYLCMIVWRVLEIATRVITLVLFSTALTHWMILVGLVNMLFFFFLPWAEFWAKKGSLTENIEKNFSKLGTVIVLSMFTLLYACINIFCWSAVQLDLSHRELIDRKQRWDRLAIYYAARFLENLILITLWYFYKSDFYEYVCAPLLAVQLLVCYSLAVFFMLLFYQFCHPCRRLFKHNVHDCLRCVCCRRGGREGRRRQGPLPPSYSTAATMVLAPEEPMQPLNPEPLPDLQSQLGEQETAIVDDITEAV, encoded by the exons ATGTGCGAAGTGACGGTGGAGGAGCGAGAGAACTCCGAGGTGGACGCGGCGGAGAGCGGCGTCATGCTGGTGGTCAACCACAGCCGCGTCCATCCTCCCTTCAGCGTCGTGCTAGCCACCTTGCTGTACCTGGCCGAGTTCATCACCGCCGCCGTGCTGTGCAGCAGCTACCACAAAACTCAGGACTCCATCTGGATGGgcttcaccatcaccttcatgcTGGTGCCGGCGCTACTGATTCAGCTGACCCTCACCTTCATCCACCGAGACCTGGGCCGGGACCGACCCCTGGTCCTCTtcctgcacctgctgctgctgggcccAGTCATCAG GTGCTTCGAGGCTCTGATGGTCTACTTCAAAGCTGGTAAAAAGGAAGAGCCGTATGTCACCATCTCCAGGAAGATTAATCTGAAGAAGAATCTGGAGGCTCCGATGGAGTGGGAGATCGGCCAGTCGGAACGCAACCTGGCGACGCACCGAAACGCTTTCAAGCGCACGGCCGTCATCCAGGCCTTCCTGGGGTCCACTCCGCAGCTGACGCTGCAGCTCTACGCCACCATCCAGGAGAAATATGTCCTGCCCATCAGAC TGGCGCTGATGATCATCACGCTCATCTCTATCACGTACGGCGCCCTGGTCTGCAGCGTCCTGGCCATCCAGATTCGGTACGACGACTACAAAGTGCGACTGCGGGTCCGCGCCTACCTGTGCATGATCGTGTGGAGAGTGCTGGAGATCGCCACCCGCGTCATCACTCTGGTCCTCTTCAGCACGGCGCTGACCCACTGGATGATCTTGGTGGGCCTGGTCAacatgctcttcttcttcttcctcccctgGGCTGAGTTCTGGGCCAAGAAAGGCTCACTGACGGAGAACATCGAGAAGAACTTCTCCAAACTGGGCACGGTCATCGTGCTGAGCATGTTCACGCTGCTCTACGCGTGCATCAACATCTTCTGCTGGTCAGCCGTGCAGCTGGACCTCTCCCACCGAGAGCTCATCGACAGGAAGCAGCGCTGGGACCGCTTGGCTATTTACTACGCCGCGCGCTTCCTGGAGAACCTCATCCTCATCACGCTGTGGTATTTCTACAAGTCGGACTTCTACGAGTACGTGTGCGCGCCGCTGCTGGCCGTGCAGCTGCTGGTCTGCTACAGTCTGGCCGTGTTCTTCATGCTGCTCTTCTACCAGTTTTGCCACCCATGCAGGCGCCTCTTCAAGCACAACGTTCACGACTGCCTGCGCTGCGTCTGTTGTCgtagaggggggagggaggggcggaGGAGGCAAGGCCCGCTGCCGCCGTCCTACTCCACCGCGGCCACCATGGTGCTGGCGCCGGAAGAGCCCATGCAGCCGCTCAACCCCGAGCCGCTCCCTGACTTACAGAGTCAGCTGGGAGAGCAGGAGACGGccattgttgatgacatcactgaagccGTCTGA
- the arl13a gene encoding ADP-ribosylation factor-like protein 13A isoform X1, producing MDVDLLLYQFQRRWWPLCSPCSTQDNMFNLMSNCCSWISKIQQPLRKVTLLVVGLDRAGKTSSIRGMLRVPNAMEAGPTQSCVRNELHVDNFLVTMLDVGGSAEMRGAWRQLAGEAHGIIFVVDSSDRQRIKEVKEALSDLLRQPRVAGKPILVLANKQDKMNALLESELIEMLSLEKLVNQSRSLCHIEPCSALLDLRRWSDRKISRGLRWLLRAICLDYPELCSRVARDAKTPLEPRENLKHGKVERLRRKSKGDRMRHSKSDIRQVHRPKEKEKRSSREGSLHPIRNILQKENSLKKNMRRKTKKKKKLENVKSSEKEDSNEAEEDEGDSNEGENETSGSRDKANSALIPPKKGKLRRRPRVKEETVDEPESVDIDEKLLKAKGEKHRKKKTVTVKRKNKINSVEVPGGYSQPVDLSATFDLYRKAIQALKERQDP from the exons ATGGACGTAGACCTCCTTTT GTACCAGTTCCAGAGAAGATGGTGGCCGCTGTGCTCACCTTGTTCAACTCAAGACAACATGTTCAACCTGATGAGcaactgctgcagctggatctcCAAGATTCAGCAGCCTCTACG GAAAGTGACTCTTCTCGTCGTTGGTCTTGACAGAGCCGGAAAAACGTCTTCCATCAGAGGGATGCTGAGAG TCCCAAATGCCATGGAAGCGGGCCCCACCCAGAGCTGCGTGAGGAACGAGCTGCACGTGGACAACTTCCTGGTCACCATGTTGGACGTTGGCGGGTCGGCAGAGATGCGAGGAGCCTGGAGGCAGCTGGCCGGGGAAGCTCATGGGATCATCTTCGTCGTGGATTCCAGCGACAGACAGAGGATTAAGGAGGTCAAAGAGGCTCTGTCTGACCTGCTGAGGCAACCACGAGTGGCTGGAAAACCCATATTGGT GTTGgccaacaaacaagacaaaatgaacGCTCTACTGGAAAGTGAGCTGATTGAAATGCTGTCTTTGGAGAAGCTGGTCAACCAGAGCCGCTCGCTGTGCCATATT GAGCCGTGCTCAGCCTTACTGGACCTGCGCCGGTGGTCAGACAGGAAGATCTCACGAGGCCTTCGCTGGCTGCTGCGAGCCATTTGTCTGGATTACCCAGAGTTGTGCTCCAGAGTCGCCCGAGACGCCAAGACGCCTCTGGAGCCCAGAGAGAATCTGAAGCATGGAAAGGTGGAGCGGCTTCGCAGGAAATCCAAGGGTGATCG GATGCGCCACAGCAAGTCGGACATACGCCAGGTTCATCGACCGAAGGAAAAGGAGAAGCGCAGCAGTCGGGAAGGAAGTCTGCACCCCATTCGTAACATCCTCCAAAAG GAaaactcacttaaaaagaacatgaggaggaaaacaaagaaaaagaaaaagttagaGAATGTCAAGTCCAGTGAAAAAGAGGATTCGAATGAGGccgaggaagatgagggtgacaGTAATGAAGGAGAGAATGAAACATCAGGGAGCAGAGATAAAGCCAACAGTGCTCTGATCCCCCCGAAAAAAGGGAAGCTGAGACGAAGGCCCAGAGTGAAAGAAGAGACCGTCGACGAGCCAGAATCAGTGGACATTGACGAAAAGCTCCTCAAAG cGAAAGGGGAAAAgcacaggaagaagaagacggTGACAGTAAAAAGGAAGAACAAGATCAACTCAGTGGAAGTTCCTGGTGGTTACTCTCAACCTGTGGATCTGTCTGCCACCTTTG ATCTTTACCGAAAAGCAATTCAGGCGCTGAAGGAACGTCAGGATCCGTGA
- the arl13a gene encoding ADP-ribosylation factor-like protein 13A isoform X2 produces the protein MEAGPTQSCVRNELHVDNFLVTMLDVGGSAEMRGAWRQLAGEAHGIIFVVDSSDRQRIKEVKEALSDLLRQPRVAGKPILVLANKQDKMNALLESELIEMLSLEKLVNQSRSLCHIEPCSALLDLRRWSDRKISRGLRWLLRAICLDYPELCSRVARDAKTPLEPRENLKHGKVERLRRKSKGDRMRHSKSDIRQVHRPKEKEKRSSREGSLHPIRNILQKENSLKKNMRRKTKKKKKLENVKSSEKEDSNEAEEDEGDSNEGENETSGSRDKANSALIPPKKGKLRRRPRVKEETVDEPESVDIDEKLLKAKGEKHRKKKTVTVKRKNKINSVEVPGGYSQPVDLSATFDLYRKAIQALKERQDP, from the exons ATGGAAGCGGGCCCCACCCAGAGCTGCGTGAGGAACGAGCTGCACGTGGACAACTTCCTGGTCACCATGTTGGACGTTGGCGGGTCGGCAGAGATGCGAGGAGCCTGGAGGCAGCTGGCCGGGGAAGCTCATGGGATCATCTTCGTCGTGGATTCCAGCGACAGACAGAGGATTAAGGAGGTCAAAGAGGCTCTGTCTGACCTGCTGAGGCAACCACGAGTGGCTGGAAAACCCATATTGGT GTTGgccaacaaacaagacaaaatgaacGCTCTACTGGAAAGTGAGCTGATTGAAATGCTGTCTTTGGAGAAGCTGGTCAACCAGAGCCGCTCGCTGTGCCATATT GAGCCGTGCTCAGCCTTACTGGACCTGCGCCGGTGGTCAGACAGGAAGATCTCACGAGGCCTTCGCTGGCTGCTGCGAGCCATTTGTCTGGATTACCCAGAGTTGTGCTCCAGAGTCGCCCGAGACGCCAAGACGCCTCTGGAGCCCAGAGAGAATCTGAAGCATGGAAAGGTGGAGCGGCTTCGCAGGAAATCCAAGGGTGATCG GATGCGCCACAGCAAGTCGGACATACGCCAGGTTCATCGACCGAAGGAAAAGGAGAAGCGCAGCAGTCGGGAAGGAAGTCTGCACCCCATTCGTAACATCCTCCAAAAG GAaaactcacttaaaaagaacatgaggaggaaaacaaagaaaaagaaaaagttagaGAATGTCAAGTCCAGTGAAAAAGAGGATTCGAATGAGGccgaggaagatgagggtgacaGTAATGAAGGAGAGAATGAAACATCAGGGAGCAGAGATAAAGCCAACAGTGCTCTGATCCCCCCGAAAAAAGGGAAGCTGAGACGAAGGCCCAGAGTGAAAGAAGAGACCGTCGACGAGCCAGAATCAGTGGACATTGACGAAAAGCTCCTCAAAG cGAAAGGGGAAAAgcacaggaagaagaagacggTGACAGTAAAAAGGAAGAACAAGATCAACTCAGTGGAAGTTCCTGGTGGTTACTCTCAACCTGTGGATCTGTCTGCCACCTTTG ATCTTTACCGAAAAGCAATTCAGGCGCTGAAGGAACGTCAGGATCCGTGA
- the tmem35 gene encoding novel acetylcholine receptor chaperone, which yields MASPRTITIVALSFALGLFFVFMGTIKLTPRLSKDAYSEMKRAYKSYAKALPGLKKIGISSVLLRKIIGSLEVGCGVVLTLVPGRPKDVANFLLLLVMLAVLFFHQLVGDPLKRYAHALVFGILLTCRLLIARQSEDRPEREESREDQHVNDQEKNKVKQS from the exons ATGGCCTCTCCAAGGACAATAACCATTGTAGCCCTGTCCTTTGCTCTGGGCTTGTTTTTCGTCTTCATGGGGACCATCAAGCTCACTCCGAGACTTAGCAAGGATGCATACAGTGAAATG aaaaGGGCATACAAGAGCTACGCAAAAGCGTTACCTGGTTTAAAGAAAATTGGAATCAGCTCTGTTCTGCTTCGCAAGATCATCGGCTCCCTGGAGGTCGGCTGCGGTGTGGTCCTCACCCTGGTGCCGGGCAGACCCAAGGATGTGGCCAACTTCCTGCTACTACTAGTCATGTTGGCAGTCCTTTTCTTCCATCAGCTTGTGGGAGATCCTCTTAAGCGCTACGCCCACGCTTTGGTTTTCGGTATTCTTCTAACCTGCCGACTGCTCATTGCTCGACAGAGCGAAGACCGGCCGGAGAGAGAGGAAAGTAGAGAAGATCAGCATGTCAACGACCAGGAGAAAAACAAGGTCAAGCAGTCTTAA